From one Candidatus Chromulinivorax destructor genomic stretch:
- a CDS encoding ankyrin repeat domain-containing protein — MKIIQVTKILLFLCISIQLPAMDEKIKIAEDNEKTIELTLHRLPDMIQGFELIRLVDNRYPTFEEFLQENLEVGEDGVDPDYGQVVQEAFVSIIHAMHLHYIPRFITSNIDIMQENDPFIRFITYVQQHRDGFMVYAIPKWMREINLLGETLLHKVVMNCNSSTYRTLLSFGADINAQNNRGRTPLHVAVMNSYHDEVVNLMTLGANFTMQDIHGKTPLHHAISNEDQQMIHILLQAHANTQIADNHGDNAFAFAARIGNDDIKNMIQAHNLQLNIGATPMQVFDFDGNIVNAGL, encoded by the coding sequence ATGAAAATAATTCAGGTAACTAAAATTTTATTATTTCTTTGTATTTCTATACAACTACCAGCTATGGATGAAAAAATCAAAATAGCTGAAGATAATGAGAAAACTATAGAATTAACGCTACACAGATTACCTGATATGATTCAAGGTTTTGAGCTTATTCGTCTTGTTGATAATCGTTACCCAACTTTTGAAGAGTTTTTGCAAGAAAATTTAGAAGTTGGTGAGGACGGCGTAGACCCTGATTATGGTCAAGTTGTTCAAGAAGCTTTTGTTTCTATTATTCATGCAATGCATTTACATTATATACCAAGATTTATAACTTCAAACATAGATATAATGCAAGAAAATGACCCTTTTATTCGTTTTATTACTTATGTGCAACAGCATAGAGATGGTTTTATGGTATATGCTATTCCAAAATGGATGCGTGAAATTAATTTATTAGGCGAAACATTATTGCATAAAGTTGTTATGAATTGTAATTCATCAACTTATAGAACATTGCTTTCTTTTGGGGCAGATATTAATGCTCAAAATAATCGTGGAAGAACACCTTTGCATGTTGCTGTTATGAATAGTTATCATGATGAAGTTGTTAATTTAATGACCTTAGGTGCAAATTTTACGATGCAAGATATTCATGGCAAAACGCCGCTTCATCATGCTATTTCAAATGAAGATCAACAGATGATACATATTTTATTGCAAGCTCATGCAAATACGCAGATTGCTGATAATCATGGAGATAATGCGTTTGCGTTTGCTGCAAGAATAGGAAATGACGATATTAAAAATATGATTCAAGCTCATAATCTACAACTTAATATCGGAGCTACGCCTATGCAAGTATTTGATTTTGATGGAAATATTGTTAACGCTGGATTATAA